A region of Paenibacillus thiaminolyticus DNA encodes the following proteins:
- a CDS encoding EAL domain-containing protein: protein MNMRVIAEGVETEEQLHYLSENGCDDIQGFFFSPPVTAEQLQSTILSGK from the coding sequence TTGAACATGCGCGTGATCGCCGAAGGCGTCGAGACAGAGGAGCAGCTGCATTACTTAAGCGAGAACGGCTGCGATGACATTCAGGGCTTCTTTTTCAGCCCGCCGGTGACCGCCGAGCAGTTGCAGAGCACCATTCTGAGTGGAAAATAG
- a CDS encoding alpha/beta hydrolase, producing the protein MNRMLLWPQGAPLSMGEPAEAGPALHLFPADGPEPAGAVIVCPGGGYGFRAEHEGAPVAEWLNSLGIHAFVLDYRVHPYRHPAPLLDAQRAIRLVRSQARAWNVRPDRVGILGFSAGGHLASTAGTRYDLGVPHAADPIDRESCRPDAMVLCYPVITMGESGHLHSRENLLGPDADPQLIEALSSERHVTEDTPPAFLWHTSEDDVKVEHSLQFALSLSRKAIPFDLHVYDKGPHGLGLATSDPYVGGWTTQCGKWLKKLGF; encoded by the coding sequence ATGAATCGGATGTTGCTATGGCCGCAAGGCGCGCCGTTATCTATGGGGGAGCCGGCGGAAGCGGGACCGGCGCTGCACCTCTTCCCGGCAGACGGCCCGGAGCCTGCCGGAGCCGTGATTGTCTGCCCCGGCGGCGGATATGGCTTCAGGGCGGAGCATGAAGGGGCCCCGGTCGCGGAATGGTTGAACTCGCTCGGAATACACGCCTTCGTGCTCGATTACCGGGTGCACCCTTACCGCCACCCGGCACCGCTGCTCGACGCCCAACGCGCCATTCGCCTCGTGCGCAGCCAAGCCCGGGCGTGGAACGTCCGGCCGGACCGGGTCGGTATACTCGGCTTCTCGGCGGGCGGGCATCTTGCCTCTACGGCGGGAACGCGCTATGACCTCGGAGTGCCGCATGCTGCAGACCCGATCGACCGGGAGAGCTGCCGGCCCGATGCGATGGTGCTCTGCTACCCGGTCATTACGATGGGAGAGAGCGGGCACCTCCATTCGCGCGAGAATCTGCTCGGACCCGATGCGGATCCGCAGCTGATCGAGGCGCTGTCCAGCGAGCGCCATGTGACGGAGGATACGCCGCCGGCCTTCCTGTGGCATACGTCGGAGGATGATGTGAAGGTGGAGCACAGTCTCCAGTTCGCCTTGTCACTTAGCCGGAAGGCGATCCCTTTTGATCTGCATGTCTACGATAAGGGGCCGCATGGATTAGGCTTGGCCACGTCCGACCCGTACGTCGGAGGGTGGACAACCCAATGCGGCAAATGGCTGAAGAAGCTGGGCTTCTAG